A stretch of the Mesorhizobium sp. Pch-S genome encodes the following:
- the ligD gene encoding DNA ligase D, whose translation MANSTKLQSYRAKRNFAKTPEPTGIQELHDGNRFVVHKHHATADHYDLRLEIDGVLKSWAVPRGPSLNPADKRLAVQTEDHPIDYIDFEGVIPAGEYGGGPMIVWDTGTWAPMDDIDTSLEKGAFKFRLSGEKLRGGWMLARLKAKEDEDKVNWLLFKERDQAADAKVDILAKRPESVKSGRRIEELVERPKPAATATAPKPAKAAGAVRGPMPARLEPQLATAVATPPSGKEWLHEIKFDGYRTAAHIADGAVTFITRSGLDWSKRYGRLKTAFETLACASAIIDGEIVVTDDKGISRFSALQDALAAGETHKLTFYAFDLLYLDGWDLSGVTLAKRKELLGQLLGGVTAKSALQLSDHVTSDGEALYEHASELGLEGIVSKQASSVHVPGRSKSWTKVKARAVGDFVIAGYTVSEAAEGLAALALAEWVDGELEYRGKCGSGFDAETLPMLLTRLQALQADAIRLDGMPREVIPVRPVLTAHVHYANRTDDNALRHAVFKGLREAELSARTVAPRKRLISDADLAGIFVTNPTRRIFGKTGPTKLDIAVYYAAVGDFMLPHILGRPVSLVRCPTVKPEDCFFQRHAFTGMPATMVSFETQNSDGEARSYIAVEDAKAYLALAQFGVVEFHTWGAHRQSLDKPDRAVFDLDPGDGIGWREVVEAAIHVRGELESFGLVPFVKTSGGKGIHVVVPVKKKLGWRQFHQACSEISSRIAATAPETFTTTMGAENRRKRIFIDFHRNARSHTAAAPYTLRRRPHMPASTPLEWNDLESIDAAEDLNYSSLPGLLAASGDPWVDIDDFARELPAPAKAKK comes from the coding sequence ATGGCGAATTCCACCAAGCTCCAGTCCTACCGCGCCAAGCGCAATTTCGCCAAGACACCTGAACCCACCGGCATCCAGGAACTGCATGACGGCAACCGCTTCGTCGTGCACAAGCACCACGCCACGGCGGACCACTATGACCTGCGCCTGGAGATCGATGGCGTGCTGAAGAGCTGGGCCGTGCCGCGCGGGCCCTCGCTCAATCCTGCCGACAAGCGGCTCGCGGTCCAGACCGAAGACCATCCGATCGACTATATCGACTTCGAAGGAGTCATTCCCGCGGGCGAATATGGCGGAGGCCCGATGATCGTGTGGGATACCGGCACCTGGGCGCCGATGGATGACATCGACACGTCGCTGGAGAAAGGCGCTTTCAAGTTCCGGCTGTCCGGCGAAAAGCTGAGGGGCGGCTGGATGCTGGCCAGATTGAAGGCGAAGGAGGATGAGGACAAGGTCAACTGGCTGCTGTTCAAGGAGCGTGACCAGGCCGCCGACGCCAAGGTCGACATCCTCGCCAAACGCCCTGAAAGCGTGAAGTCCGGGCGCCGCATCGAAGAACTGGTCGAGAGGCCGAAACCGGCTGCGACAGCGACCGCACCAAAGCCGGCAAAAGCCGCAGGCGCTGTCCGCGGACCGATGCCGGCGCGCCTTGAGCCGCAACTGGCCACAGCGGTCGCCACTCCGCCCTCAGGCAAGGAGTGGCTGCATGAGATCAAGTTTGACGGCTACCGGACGGCGGCGCATATCGCGGATGGTGCCGTCACCTTCATAACCCGCAGCGGCCTCGACTGGTCCAAGCGTTATGGACGGTTGAAGACCGCATTCGAAACTCTCGCCTGCGCCAGCGCGATCATCGATGGCGAAATCGTCGTCACCGACGACAAGGGCATCAGCCGTTTTTCCGCGCTGCAGGACGCGCTGGCGGCTGGCGAAACCCACAAGCTAACCTTCTACGCCTTTGATCTTCTGTATCTCGACGGCTGGGACCTGTCGGGCGTTACGCTCGCCAAACGCAAGGAACTGCTCGGGCAGTTGCTGGGCGGCGTGACCGCAAAGAGCGCTCTGCAGCTCAGCGATCACGTCACGTCCGATGGTGAAGCGTTGTACGAACACGCATCGGAACTGGGCCTGGAAGGTATCGTCTCCAAACAGGCGTCGTCGGTCCATGTGCCCGGCCGTTCCAAGAGCTGGACCAAGGTCAAGGCGCGCGCGGTCGGTGATTTCGTCATTGCCGGCTACACCGTCTCCGAAGCGGCTGAAGGTCTGGCAGCGCTCGCACTCGCCGAATGGGTCGACGGCGAACTGGAATACCGCGGCAAATGCGGCTCGGGTTTCGATGCCGAAACGCTGCCGATGCTGCTGACGAGACTGCAGGCATTGCAGGCCGACGCCATCAGGCTGGACGGCATGCCGAGGGAAGTCATACCTGTCCGACCGGTGCTGACCGCCCATGTCCACTATGCCAATCGTACCGACGACAACGCGCTGCGCCATGCCGTGTTCAAGGGTCTGCGCGAGGCTGAACTTTCAGCTCGCACCGTCGCGCCACGCAAGCGGCTGATTTCCGACGCTGATCTCGCAGGGATCTTCGTCACCAATCCGACGCGGCGGATCTTCGGCAAGACCGGGCCGACCAAGCTCGACATCGCCGTCTACTATGCTGCTGTCGGCGATTTCATGCTGCCGCATATCCTCGGCAGGCCGGTGTCGCTGGTGCGCTGCCCGACGGTCAAGCCGGAGGATTGTTTTTTCCAGCGCCATGCTTTCACTGGCATGCCGGCGACGATGGTATCGTTCGAGACACAGAATTCCGACGGCGAGGCGCGCAGCTACATCGCCGTTGAGGATGCCAAGGCTTATCTGGCGCTGGCGCAGTTCGGCGTCGTCGAATTCCATACCTGGGGTGCGCATCGCCAGAGCCTCGACAAGCCTGATCGCGCTGTCTTCGACCTCGATCCCGGCGATGGCATTGGCTGGCGCGAGGTGGTCGAGGCCGCCATCCATGTCCGGGGCGAATTGGAGAGCTTCGGTCTGGTGCCCTTCGTAAAGACTTCCGGCGGCAAGGGCATCCATGTCGTCGTGCCGGTGAAGAAGAAACTCGGCTGGCGGCAATTCCACCAGGCCTGCAGCGAGATCTCGTCCCGCATCGCTGCCACCGCGCCCGAAACCTTCACCACCACCATGGGTGCGGAGAACCGCCGCAAGCGTATTTTCATCGACTTTCATCGCAATGCGCGCAGCCACACAGCGGCTGCGCCGTACACGCTGCGCAGGCGTCCGCATATGCCGGCTTCGACGCCGCTGGAATGGAATGATCTTGAATCCATCGACGCTGCCGAGGATTTGAACTATTCTTCGCTCCCAGGCCTTTTGGCCGCATCTGGTGATCCTTGGGTGGACATTGATGACTTTGCCCGGGAATTGCCGGCGCCTGCGAAGGCGAAGAAGTAG